ACGTTCAACATGAAACAGGCTCCAGATCGATAAAAAGGGGCGATAGATTAACGACACGCAGTCGCGGAAAGCAGCATCAAACCGACTCATAGAAAACACGATGCGTTGTTCAGGTCCGACAAGATCACAAAGGCGGCGAACTTTGTTGTTGAAAGCGGTAGACGGCCGTGGTACCATTGCGGGACGATTGTCACAGGATCCGTGGTGACTGTCAACCCCTTTTTCGGAGATCGAGCAGAATGGTTGATCGCACTGAGCAGGTACTCGACATCCTTGAGCATGCTCTGACCGACCAGTGGGCGACGCCCGGCCGTCGGCTGCGTTCCGAGCGGGACTTGGCCATGGTGCTGGACGTGGGCCGCCGTCAGGTCAACGAGGCGTTAAGCCAACTGGCCTACCGGGGCCTGCTCTCGCGCACCCGCGGCAGTGGCACCTACGTCGTCAAGCGGGCCGAGCCGTCGGACGCCCGCGCCGCCCGGCTGCGGGAGGTATGGGAGCAGAGCGAACTGGACAATGTGGACCAGATTTTTCTGCCCACAAGCCAATCCGCCGCGCCGCTTTCGCACCGCACGGGCAACGCGCCGCTTCGCCTGTGCCTTTGCGGCGACTGGCTCGACGCCTCGCCGATCCACCACGCCGCCGTCGAGCGGATGATTGCAACCGTGCAACATCTCGGCCACGCGCTGTCGATCGTGTCCGTGCTGGACGAATCCGGGCGTCCGCTGACCGCCACCACCCTGCGGCAGCGGTTGCGTGCCAATCCCGCCGACGGGTACCTCGTCGTCGATCGCTGGGGTGAGCTGTTTTCCCGCGCAGCGGAAGGGATTCATCGGCCCACCATCTTCTGCGGCAACATCTGCGGTCTGCGCCACGAGCCGGCCGTGGGCATCTGCCAGTATGACGTGGCACCTCAGGCTATGCGCCGCCTCAGTGAAGCCGGCTACAGCCGCATCGCCATGCTCGGCTATCACAACCCGGCGAACTCGATGGAGGCGCAGCAGGACGCCTACGAGGGAGCCGTCGACCGGCTGGGCCTGAACTACCGCCGATGTGAGCTGATCCGCCTGGGCGACCTGCGCAGCGGAGCGATTGTCCGCCAATTGCTCGAATCGAAGGATCGACCGGACGCCATCTACCTCAGCGACCAGTTCCTCGCCCCCGCCGTGATCGAGGCGCTCGAATCCACAAAACTCACGCTCGGCCGGCATCTGGGCCTGGTCTGCTTCA
This window of the Phycisphaerales bacterium AB-hyl4 genome carries:
- a CDS encoding substrate-binding domain-containing protein, with the translated sequence MVDRTEQVLDILEHALTDQWATPGRRLRSERDLAMVLDVGRRQVNEALSQLAYRGLLSRTRGSGTYVVKRAEPSDARAARLREVWEQSELDNVDQIFLPTSQSAAPLSHRTGNAPLRLCLCGDWLDASPIHHAAVERMIATVQHLGHALSIVSVLDESGRPLTATTLRQRLRANPADGYLVVDRWGELFSRAAEGIHRPTIFCGNICGLRHEPAVGICQYDVAPQAMRRLSEAGYSRIAMLGYHNPANSMEAQQDAYEGAVDRLGLNYRRCELIRLGDLRSGAIVRQLLESKDRPDAIYLSDQFLAPAVIEALESTKLTLGRHLGLVCFTNRGVSDLPTTWSRYEVDIRLAGQLAVEALLRTIETGEEYASNILLQPRWHPRQSHIQPGTTPPPARKAMTASKSR